DNA sequence from the uncultured Ilyobacter sp. genome:
TCATTTAATTTACTCCTTGATTATATCATTTTTATTTTTGACAACTAACGACTGCTTTGACTTTGCTCCTCTTGAAACTTCAAGCGAAGTCATAAAGTGAATCATATACTTCTGTAGTAACTCCTGCCTTGAATTCCTCTTTTTTCCGTGTCCCGTCCTAACGAGAATACCTCTCATCCCTAAGTTTCCCGGCATTTACGTCTGACAGCTTATCTCCAACTACCAGAGACTTATTAAAGTCCGATATCAAGGTCTTGTTTCGCCTCTAAAAACATACCCGGTCCAGGCTTCCTACAGTCACATTTTTTATTATAGAACCCCTATACCTTTTTCAGGATTGGTGAGGACAATAATAAAAGGCATCTACTCCTCCCCCAGCTTCCATGATTTTTTTTGGAGGAAACTGTGAAGATTTTGAACATCCTCTTCTGTATAATATCCTCTTGCCACTCCAGACTGGTTGGTTACAACTACCACCAGATATCCAAGTTCCTTGAATATTTTTATAGCTTCTAAAGCCCCAGGTTCAAATTCAAAGTCCTCTACTTTGTAAAGGTAATCTTTTTCTATATTGATATTTCCGTCTCTATCCAAAAAAACACACTTTCTCATAG
Encoded proteins:
- a CDS encoding HAD-IIIA family hydrolase, with product MRKCVFLDRDGNINIEKDYLYKVEDFEFEPGALEAIKIFKELGYLVVVVTNQSGVARGYYTEEDVQNLHSFLQKKSWKLGEE